A genome region from Gadus chalcogrammus isolate NIFS_2021 chromosome 5, NIFS_Gcha_1.0, whole genome shotgun sequence includes the following:
- the ptbp1a gene encoding polypyrimidine tract-binding protein 1a — translation MDGRLNADLYPLGSGYVPEIGVHDISVGTKRGSEELFSSCIANGPYIMSSANGNDSKKFKGDIRSPGVPSRVVHLRKLPNDINETEVIGLGLPFGKVTNLLMLKGKNQAFLELNSEECAQTMVSYYSSVTPLIRNHPVYVQYSTHKELKTDNSPNQVRAQAALQAVNALDGEVVGDMGCPLSQSPVLRIIVDNLVYPVTLEVLYQIFSKFGVVLKIITFTKNGQFQALLQYADGMAAQHSKLSLDGQNIYNACCTLRISFSKLTSLNVKYNNDKSRDYTRPDLPTGDSQPPMDHQAMAAAFGMGTLHAAPGLISASPYGGAHGFPHGFAIQQGLSMAGIPGALASMGVHGHGGMAAAAAAANRLSLSGLTAAGGHNVLLVSNLNPESVTPHCLFILFGVYGDVMRVKILFNKKENALIQMSDGTQAQLAMSHLNGQRLHGRAMRVTLSKHTTVQLPREGHEDQGLTKDYSTSPLHRFKKPGSKNYSNIFPPSATLHLSNIPPAVVEEDLRGLFASSGSTVKAFKFFQKDRKMALIQMGSVEEAIESLIEFHNHDLGENHHLRVSFSKSTI, via the exons ATGGACGG CCGCCTTAACGCTGATCTGTACCCCCTGGGATCCGGCTACGTCCCTGAGATTGG TGTCCATGACATATCAGTTGGCACAAAG agGGGATCTGAAGAACTCTTTTCTTCCTGCATAGCAAACGGGCCCTATATCATGAGCTCAG CCAATGGCAACGACAGCAAAAAGTTCAAAGGTGACATCCGGAGCCCGGGTGTGCCTTCCCGGGTCGTTCACCTGCGTAAGCTGCCCAACGACATCAACGAGACCGAGGTGATCGGGCTCGGCCTGCCCTTCGGCAAGGTCACCAACCTGCTGATGCTGAAGGGGAAGAACCAG GCGTTCCTGGAGCTGAACAGCGAGGAGTGCGCCCAGACCATGGTGAGCTACTactcctccgtcaccccccTGATCCGGAACCACCCGGTCTACGTCCAGTACTCCACCCACAAGGAGCTGAAGACCGACAACTCTCCTAACCAAGTG CGCGCCCAGGCAGCCCTGCAGGCCGTGAACGCCCTGGACGGGGAGGTGGTGGGCGACATGGGGTGCCCCCTGTCCCAGAGTCCCGTGCTCAGAATCATCGTGGACAACCTGGTGTACCCCGTCACCCTGGAAGTGCTCTACCAG ATCTTCTCCAAGTTCGGGGTCGTGCTGAAGATCATCACCTTCACCAAGAACGGCCAGTTCCAGGCTCTGCTGCAGTACGCCGACGGCATGGCCGCCCAGCACTCTAAACTG TCCCTGGACGGGCAGAACATCTACAACGCCTGCTGCACGCTGAGGATCAGCTTCTCCAAGCTCACCAGCCTCAACGTCAAGTACAACAACGACAAGAGCCGGGACTACACCCGGCCGGACCTGCCCACCGGAGACTCCCAGCCCCCCATGGACCACCAGGCCATGGCCGCCGCCTTCGGCATGGGCACGCTGCACGCCG ctccaggACTCATCTCCGCCTCTCCTTACGGCGGAGCCCACGGCTTCCCACACGGCTTCGCCATCCAGCAAG GTCTGTCCATGGCGGGCATCCCAGGCGCCCTGGCGTCCATGGGCGTCCACGGGCACGGAGGCATGGCAGCTGCAGCGGCCGCTGCCAATCGTCTCAGCCTATCAGGGCTCACCGCCGCTGGGGGCCACAACGTCCTCCTGGTCAGCAACCTGAACCCAGAG AGCGTTACGCCACACTGCCTCTTTATTCTTTTCG GCGTGTATGGCGACGTGATGAGGGTCAAGATCCTGTTCAACAAGAAGGAGAACGCTCTGATCCAGATGTCTGACGGGACCCAGGCTCAGCTAG CCATGAGTCACCTGAACGGCCAGCGGCTGCACGGGCGGGCCATGCGCGTCACCCTGTCCAAGCACACCACGGTGCAGCTCCCCCGGGAAGGCCACGAGGACCAGGGCCTGACCAAGGACTACAGCACCTCCCCGCTGCACCGCTTCAAGAAGCCCGGCTCCAAGAACTACTCCAACATCTTCCCCCCCTCCGCCACGCTCCACCTCTCCAACATACC GCCcgctgtggtggaggaggatctCAGAGGACTGTTCGCCAGCTCAGGATCCACCGTCAAAGCCTTCAAGTTCTTCCA GAAGGACCGCAAGATGGCTCTGATCCAGATGGGCTCAGTGGAGGAGGCCATCGAGTCCCTCATCGAGTTCCACAACCACGACCTGGgagagaaccaccacctccGGGTGTCCTTCTCCAAGTCCACCATCTAG